A single Halobaculum sp. MBLA0147 DNA region contains:
- a CDS encoding methyl-accepting chemotaxis protein has product MREVSAEVSNLSATVEEIAASPTEIDEQSDRAVDLAEEGHAVADDARDTIEEMGDATETVTGDVAELRDRVDEIDEVVTVIDDIADRTNLLPHNASIEVARAGSADSGAEGFVVVTGEVKSLVEESSDQVGRIEATVREIEQQADETVDSLEEMRSDRLPHGPRRDPTGDTMRRKIAQ; this is encoded by the coding sequence ATGCGAGAGGTCAGCGCCGAGGTGTCAAACCTCTCGGCGACGGTCGAGGAGATTGCCGCCAGCCCGACCGAGATCGACGAACAGTCCGACCGGGCGGTCGATCTCGCCGAGGAGGGCCATGCCGTCGCGGACGACGCACGCGACACGATAGAGGAGATGGGCGACGCGACCGAGACCGTCACGGGCGACGTGGCGGAGCTACGGGATCGCGTGGACGAGATCGACGAGGTCGTGACGGTGATCGACGACATCGCTGACCGGACGAACCTGCTCCCGCACAACGCCAGCATCGAGGTCGCGCGAGCCGGGAGCGCCGACAGCGGGGCGGAGGGGTTCGTGGTCGTCACCGGCGAGGTGAAGTCGCTCGTCGAGGAGTCGAGCGATCAGGTCGGACGCATTGAGGCGACCGTCCGCGAGATCGAACAGCAGGCCGACGAGACGGTCGACAGCTTGGAAGAGATGCGATCGGATCGTCTCCCGCACGGACCGCGTCGAGACCCCACTGGAGACACTATGCGTCGCAAAATAGCTCAATAA
- a CDS encoding DUF1156 domain-containing protein, whose product METWEKLPLGTMDDIAELETYNRVYYRPVYAIHKWFAPRPGSTFRILSLAALTNDKTTRNDILTTNDTNTKYIGKYLESNNFEGATILDPFAGGGTTLVEANRVGADVIGYELNPVAWWINKKIKDDVDVTKLRQASSELVEETRSDLSKYFTTTDPDTGSEAEVLYTFQTQILPCLTCGEEVHLFKNYMLANFKKNKTTDNVPGSVYCPNSDCDDRIIQTTEKVSDELTCPSCNTTFDPKSGNARNYGGTVKYTCKNGHKHDVRETLDRLDEKPKFEYYAIQYLTKSGNKKFKEFTEEDQQTVKAVEERLNNESEDLPIPTQEIIPGDKTSRLTTRNYESYRDLFTDRQLLTYGTLFQNALEFDNENIAEFLITGVSNSLKRNSMLAKWNYHENHKKAENVFARKSYIPRVATVEPNPINTIDNVTSVGNFLGFVADAKEYCQNPFEMVKEDGDTEKYPIQNERISEGSVRSLKCKTSENIELEDGEVDYVITDPPYYDNIQYSELSEYFYVWLQQVLGDRYDEMAPDHVPSAREIVKNDRTGKDSEFFVKTLANVFSESHRVLKDDGELIFTYHHSNNKAWAVILEAVIESGFTITGAYPVQSEMPGSMTVKELDNAEYDILIFANKENTDEDITLEELRQDLYFELQDMIAEEQERHENLSTADLGVILRGKSMYYYSKHYPDVYTDGEQVGIEEVLDTVDSVIEQALERTVNLPQSIDPITQAYAAFCQRGGEDYDDLNKHLLAKNLNVSDLEDEKLVKGPRNKKKPMTADERINYIEGKLNSNGDNGHALLDIDRVQYLYHLYKTDQNTTEYLKEWKSDDLEDLAEFMADVSGDERYENVMDMTLQQF is encoded by the coding sequence ATGGAAACCTGGGAAAAACTACCGCTTGGAACGATGGACGACATTGCAGAGTTGGAGACCTATAATCGCGTGTACTACCGGCCGGTCTACGCCATTCACAAGTGGTTTGCACCACGGCCAGGTTCCACGTTTCGTATTCTTTCCCTAGCAGCGCTCACTAATGATAAAACAACGCGCAACGATATTCTTACTACAAATGATACAAATACTAAATACATCGGGAAATACTTGGAGTCGAATAATTTTGAGGGAGCAACCATCCTAGATCCCTTTGCAGGTGGTGGAACTACCCTTGTTGAAGCGAACCGGGTTGGGGCAGACGTTATCGGCTATGAGCTTAATCCAGTCGCATGGTGGATTAATAAGAAGATCAAGGATGACGTAGACGTCACCAAACTTCGCCAGGCTTCCTCAGAATTAGTCGAAGAGACCCGATCTGATCTATCAAAGTACTTTACTACGACCGATCCGGACACGGGAAGCGAGGCCGAAGTTCTTTACACCTTCCAGACACAGATTCTTCCCTGTCTCACGTGCGGAGAAGAGGTGCACCTATTCAAGAACTACATGCTTGCAAACTTTAAGAAGAATAAGACGACAGACAATGTGCCTGGGTCAGTATATTGTCCGAATTCAGATTGCGATGATAGAATAATCCAAACGACAGAGAAGGTGTCTGATGAGCTCACGTGCCCCAGCTGCAACACGACGTTTGATCCAAAGAGTGGAAACGCACGGAACTACGGAGGAACTGTAAAGTACACCTGTAAGAATGGGCACAAGCACGATGTTCGGGAAACGCTCGATAGGTTGGATGAAAAGCCCAAATTTGAGTACTACGCAATTCAGTATTTGACAAAATCCGGAAATAAGAAGTTCAAAGAGTTCACAGAGGAAGATCAGCAGACAGTAAAGGCAGTAGAGGAGCGGCTCAATAACGAATCTGAAGACCTCCCGATCCCTACTCAGGAGATCATTCCTGGTGACAAAACATCCAGACTAACAACTAGAAACTACGAAAGCTACCGGGACCTCTTCACCGACAGGCAGCTACTGACGTATGGGACTCTGTTCCAAAATGCGTTGGAATTTGATAACGAAAACATCGCTGAGTTCCTTATAACAGGGGTTTCGAACAGCTTGAAGCGGAACAGTATGCTTGCTAAATGGAACTACCATGAAAATCATAAGAAGGCAGAAAACGTCTTCGCAAGGAAATCATACATTCCACGAGTAGCTACTGTAGAACCCAATCCAATAAATACAATTGATAATGTCACCTCAGTGGGTAATTTCCTTGGGTTTGTCGCCGATGCAAAAGAATACTGCCAAAACCCCTTCGAGATGGTGAAAGAAGATGGTGATACTGAGAAGTACCCCATCCAGAATGAACGCATCTCGGAAGGCAGCGTGCGGTCACTTAAATGCAAAACATCTGAGAATATTGAGTTAGAAGACGGCGAGGTTGATTACGTTATAACAGATCCCCCGTACTACGACAACATCCAGTACAGCGAACTATCTGAGTACTTCTATGTGTGGCTCCAGCAGGTTCTCGGTGATCGATACGATGAAATGGCTCCGGACCACGTCCCTAGTGCACGGGAGATTGTTAAAAACGACAGGACGGGAAAGGATAGTGAGTTCTTTGTCAAGACACTCGCAAATGTTTTCTCTGAAAGTCATCGAGTGCTAAAAGATGATGGAGAACTCATATTCACTTATCATCATAGTAACAACAAAGCATGGGCCGTAATCTTAGAAGCGGTTATCGAGAGCGGGTTCACGATTACGGGAGCGTACCCGGTACAATCTGAAATGCCGGGAAGTATGACTGTTAAAGAGCTAGATAACGCAGAATATGACATTCTCATCTTCGCTAACAAGGAAAACACTGACGAAGATATCACACTCGAAGAACTGCGGCAAGACCTCTATTTCGAGTTACAAGATATGATTGCGGAGGAGCAGGAGCGACATGAGAACCTCTCCACAGCCGACCTCGGGGTGATTCTTCGTGGGAAGTCGATGTACTACTACTCGAAGCACTATCCCGATGTCTACACCGATGGTGAGCAGGTCGGCATCGAGGAGGTCCTCGATACGGTAGACTCGGTGATCGAACAGGCGCTGGAGCGAACGGTGAACCTTCCGCAGAGTATCGATCCGATCACGCAGGCGTACGCGGCGTTCTGTCAGCGCGGCGGCGAGGACTATGACGATTTGAACAAGCACCTGCTGGCGAAGAATCTGAACGTGAGCGATCTTGAAGACGAGAAACTCGTCAAGGGCCCGCGCAACAAAAAGAAGCCAATGACAGCTGATGAGCGTATCAACTACATCGAAGGGAAACTCAACAGCAACGGTGACAACGGCCACGCCTTACTGGATATCGACCGCGTACAGTACCTCTACCACCTGTACAAGACGGACCAGAACACGACGGAATACCTGAAAGAGTGGAAGTCGGACGATCTTGAAGACTTAGCAGAGTTCATGGCCGATGTGAGTGGTGACGAACGGTACGAGAACGTGATGGATATGACGCTCCAACAATTCTAA
- a CDS encoding Cdc6/Cdc18 family protein — protein MITDARPLAPEFVPSDVVHRDAEVNTLSANLRPIIRGEQPNPSLLVGPSGTGKTCIARYTVDKLREEALDVETPYVNCWEDYSPYRTLYRILDELTRAVDIHRTSTPQDELVERLREYDEAPVVVILDEVDQLEDKDLLYDLFRVTGLSMVLIANREEALYGELEDRLQSRLQTASSIRFDPYPTQELVNILTDRARWSLREDAYEESQLRRIAESAAGDARVAIMTLREAARYCRREGLTQLTSTAVDHALPEAKAEIRQKNVERLTEDQQALYEIVQEAGEIRPAALYEAYQNRVDDPKTDRTVRNYLEKMERYNLICARGENRGRTYVDAQTEH, from the coding sequence ATGATCACCGACGCACGTCCGCTCGCCCCGGAGTTCGTTCCGAGCGACGTTGTCCACCGGGACGCAGAGGTGAACACTCTGTCTGCAAATCTCCGCCCGATTATCCGGGGAGAACAGCCGAATCCATCGTTGCTTGTCGGCCCAAGTGGAACGGGCAAGACGTGTATTGCCCGCTACACCGTCGACAAACTTCGTGAGGAGGCCCTCGACGTTGAGACGCCGTATGTCAATTGCTGGGAGGACTACTCCCCGTACCGGACTCTCTATCGAATTCTCGACGAACTCACACGTGCTGTGGACATCCACAGAACGTCCACACCACAAGACGAACTCGTAGAGCGACTTAGAGAGTACGACGAGGCCCCGGTTGTGGTGATCCTCGACGAGGTTGACCAGCTTGAAGACAAGGATCTACTGTATGATCTCTTCCGCGTCACGGGCCTATCGATGGTGCTGATCGCAAACCGTGAGGAAGCACTCTACGGGGAGTTGGAAGATCGGCTTCAAAGTCGACTCCAGACTGCGTCCAGTATCCGGTTCGACCCCTACCCGACACAGGAGCTAGTCAATATCCTCACTGACCGCGCTCGGTGGAGTCTTAGGGAAGACGCATACGAAGAGTCACAGCTGCGGCGAATTGCTGAGTCGGCCGCTGGCGACGCGAGAGTCGCTATTATGACGCTTCGTGAGGCAGCCCGCTACTGCCGACGCGAAGGGCTTACGCAACTCACGTCAACCGCAGTTGACCACGCACTTCCGGAAGCAAAAGCGGAAATCCGACAGAAGAACGTGGAGCGGTTGACTGAAGACCAGCAGGCGCTGTATGAGATTGTCCAAGAGGCAGGTGAAATCCGGCCTGCCGCACTCTATGAGGCGTATCAGAATCGTGTTGATGATCCGAAGACTGATCGGACTGTCCGGAACTATCTGGAGAAAATGGAGCGGTACAACCTCATCTGCGCTAGGGGAGAGAACCGTGGACGGACATACGTAGACGCACAGACAGAGCACTAA
- a CDS encoding MarR family transcriptional regulator, whose amino-acid sequence MPVQPRWEEFRRFFNQKGAVPIILILDNREGMIFKQLADELPLSQTTVSDRIKTARDLQLVEPTAKPGDHGNARRYVLTEVGLYLKEILRDMGVEMAYKEYIRHKRMYEEGIEVFTEWGEEHFDGETELMRYLAIDENSELDHPDAPKKTNDRSSWK is encoded by the coding sequence ATGCCAGTGCAACCGCGTTGGGAAGAGTTTCGCCGGTTTTTCAATCAGAAGGGCGCGGTTCCGATCATTTTGATCCTTGATAATAGGGAAGGGATGATATTCAAACAACTAGCAGACGAGTTGCCGCTGTCTCAGACTACCGTGTCAGACCGAATTAAGACTGCTCGAGATCTCCAACTTGTTGAACCAACGGCTAAACCTGGGGACCATGGGAACGCGAGGAGATACGTGCTTACTGAGGTAGGCTTATATCTGAAAGAGATTCTTCGTGATATGGGCGTTGAGATGGCATATAAGGAGTACATCAGGCACAAGCGGATGTATGAGGAGGGCATTGAGGTATTCACTGAGTGGGGTGAGGAGCACTTCGATGGAGAGACAGAGTTGATGCGATACCTCGCAATAGACGAGAATTCTGAATTAGATCACCCAGATGCCCCCAAAAAGACCAACGACAGATCATCATGGAAGTGA
- a CDS encoding transposase, with translation MSSSDVLTDPVSPAGRQAKETIEQGTTWDELADRLNPEPYRSLDEYSLSHASRPFDQMFLATLWAKTEDDSLTGIPTRLEESPDIARAFGFSLDDLPSGDTFTYTWRNRFSEIQERIEIAADEIDAIATANGSPIGAGGIDPVDSSGSSKQTKRRFTRKYTREMLGQVQELIFPELELPRPDGAIYDENDLLQLETVAGMEQDAVNDAGKQLGDILDVARDIDPEEDPFYRDGPTGETLLNVVHQLTVDEFTEMVNRAVKKMVTRIKPYAEFSEPVHVAIDVTYVAYWGERDELKRLSGAPDDKKYDWCHKFATVSLIDDNTPLVVGLMPLGDPDSYERYYPGQDNESHRYGEVVRQLISMAEDHVRVRSVYADRAFASADVIQTLENQGVKYIIPVPKNSRIKRWLDRNVSGGIVAVEDEWGVYGPVKYNDGSTRVETSIVGMPADPDEDQYGFGVRSTDDSGISDGDDSSPTAFYTNKHVDDTTAVDRRSTIRTISRYTLRGAIEMSYRKIKEFLSYTTSKDFCVRWWHFGFGVLLYNVWLTVDFLVQQSLDCEILDEPRVSASRFRGFLNRQLTRLI, from the coding sequence GTGTCTAGTTCAGATGTTCTCACTGACCCTGTGTCACCAGCGGGAAGACAGGCTAAGGAGACGATCGAACAAGGAACGACATGGGATGAACTGGCCGACAGATTGAATCCCGAGCCGTATCGGTCGCTCGATGAGTATAGTTTATCTCATGCCTCAAGACCATTCGACCAGATGTTCTTGGCTACGCTGTGGGCAAAAACGGAAGACGACTCCCTCACAGGAATTCCAACCCGGCTCGAAGAAAGCCCGGACATTGCTCGGGCATTCGGATTCAGTCTTGATGACCTGCCGAGCGGTGACACATTCACATACACATGGCGGAACCGGTTTTCCGAAATCCAAGAGCGGATCGAGATAGCAGCCGACGAGATTGATGCAATTGCGACGGCAAACGGGAGTCCGATCGGTGCTGGCGGTATTGATCCAGTCGACTCCTCAGGATCGTCGAAACAGACGAAACGTCGGTTCACGCGGAAATATACACGAGAGATGTTGGGCCAGGTGCAGGAACTGATTTTCCCCGAGCTAGAACTTCCCCGGCCTGATGGGGCGATCTACGACGAGAACGATCTGCTACAATTGGAAACTGTCGCCGGGATGGAGCAGGACGCAGTAAACGACGCTGGGAAGCAACTAGGGGATATCCTCGACGTGGCGCGTGACATCGATCCAGAAGAGGATCCGTTCTACCGTGATGGCCCAACTGGGGAGACGTTACTCAACGTAGTTCATCAGCTGACTGTCGATGAGTTTACTGAGATGGTCAACAGGGCAGTGAAAAAGATGGTCACGCGGATCAAGCCGTACGCTGAGTTTAGCGAACCTGTCCACGTGGCCATCGACGTGACGTACGTAGCTTACTGGGGCGAGCGGGACGAGTTGAAGCGACTCAGTGGGGCACCAGACGACAAGAAGTATGATTGGTGTCACAAGTTTGCGACCGTCTCATTGATCGACGACAATACTCCGCTTGTTGTGGGTCTCATGCCACTGGGTGATCCGGACTCGTATGAACGGTACTATCCTGGACAAGATAACGAATCTCACCGGTATGGAGAGGTCGTTCGACAGTTGATTTCGATGGCGGAAGACCATGTTCGAGTTCGGTCTGTGTACGCTGACCGCGCGTTCGCGTCGGCTGACGTGATCCAGACATTGGAGAACCAGGGAGTCAAGTACATAATCCCGGTTCCGAAGAACAGCCGGATCAAGCGGTGGCTAGATCGCAACGTCAGCGGTGGTATCGTCGCAGTCGAGGATGAGTGGGGTGTCTACGGGCCTGTGAAGTATAATGACGGGAGTACCCGCGTTGAGACTTCCATCGTCGGAATGCCTGCTGATCCGGACGAGGACCAGTATGGATTCGGAGTCAGGTCAACAGATGATAGCGGTATCAGTGATGGCGATGACAGCAGTCCAACCGCGTTCTACACAAACAAGCACGTCGACGACACGACGGCGGTTGACCGCCGATCTACCATACGGACGATCAGCCGCTATACGCTGCGAGGGGCTATCGAGATGTCGTACAGGAAGATCAAGGAGTTTCTCAGCTACACGACATCGAAGGATTTCTGTGTTCGCTGGTGGCATTTCGGGTTCGGAGTGCTGCTGTACAACGTGTGGCTGACGGTCGATTTTCTCGTCCAGCAATCTCTCGACTGTGAGATACTGGACGAGCCACGGGTGTCGGCTTCGCGGTTCCGAGGGTTCCTCAACCGCCAGCTGACGAGGCTCATATAG
- a CDS encoding PIN domain-containing protein, producing MILDTQYLGALVDGNEAARVKAEELDETDVPTRIPTVVLWEAYTGIGNTTSEAVGGQLRELYERLQRSRSTVDLTPTVARKAGSLNGKHLQSDALSDLDGADSVIAAHGLLREEPVVSNDADFQDVEGLTVVTY from the coding sequence GTGATCCTCGACACACAGTACCTTGGCGCGCTCGTCGATGGGAATGAGGCTGCTCGGGTGAAGGCCGAAGAACTCGACGAGACGGACGTTCCTACGCGGATCCCAACAGTCGTTCTCTGGGAGGCATACACTGGAATCGGGAACACCACCTCAGAGGCCGTCGGTGGACAACTCCGAGAGTTATACGAACGACTCCAGCGAAGTCGATCAACAGTTGACCTCACACCGACGGTCGCTCGGAAGGCGGGATCGCTGAATGGGAAGCACCTGCAGTCTGATGCGCTCTCAGACCTTGACGGCGCCGACTCGGTGATCGCCGCACATGGGTTGCTCCGCGAGGAGCCAGTGGTCTCGAATGACGCTGATTTTCAGGACGTGGAAGGGCTGACGGTCGTCACCTATTGA
- a CDS encoding tyrosine-type recombinase/integrase encodes MVRNSHQDALDEQEFEALVDGARFHRRGIREEAEFVVQLAGRAGLRRGEIAHFSPDWIDTRRELIEIPAHDPCTKGEEGEPCGYCARAAQRKASRREDATILDEQWEPKTKHGARAIPYDWHEDLEAAVLRYGMDGGYEKSVHAITRRVKKSARYADGLDEDDVYPHALRATAATRFAYQGLSPAALCGIMGWGDMQMAAKHVLVPTDGGDQP; translated from the coding sequence GTGGTTCGGAATAGCCATCAGGATGCGTTAGACGAACAGGAGTTCGAAGCACTCGTCGACGGCGCTCGCTTCCATCGGCGTGGGATTCGCGAGGAGGCGGAGTTCGTCGTCCAACTCGCCGGCCGCGCCGGGCTGCGGCGCGGCGAGATCGCCCACTTCTCGCCAGACTGGATCGACACACGTCGCGAGTTGATCGAGATCCCTGCTCACGACCCGTGCACCAAGGGCGAAGAGGGGGAACCCTGTGGGTACTGCGCTAGGGCGGCGCAGCGGAAGGCCTCACGACGCGAGGACGCCACGATCCTCGACGAACAGTGGGAGCCGAAGACCAAGCACGGTGCCCGCGCGATCCCGTACGACTGGCACGAGGACCTCGAGGCCGCGGTGCTCCGCTACGGGATGGACGGGGGCTACGAAAAGAGCGTCCACGCCATCACGCGGCGTGTGAAGAAGAGCGCGCGGTACGCCGATGGCCTCGACGAGGACGATGTCTACCCACACGCGCTGCGGGCAACCGCCGCGACGCGGTTCGCGTACCAGGGCCTCTCGCCGGCGGCGTTGTGCGGGATCATGGGCTGGGGCGACATGCAGATGGCCGCGAAGCACGTCCTCGTCCCGACTGATGGAGGCGACCAGCCGTGA
- a CDS encoding restriction endonuclease, with amino-acid sequence MMSGSDPTPPSSDNPEVEYATPTSEYLRHRLQTMDPSHFEEFVADVWGELGWKTRTVGEPGDRGIDVIATDGDGKQLIQAKRYGPDTTVGSPEVQQYASLRLQEDGVDDVVIVTTGTFSQQATSLAPELDVTLVDGETLLEMLDELEAYEVFVEHFDDIHVVGDEPGRGETTRTEKGVIGWLREWLGW; translated from the coding sequence ATGATGTCCGGCTCTGATCCGACTCCTCCGTCGTCCGATAACCCAGAAGTTGAGTACGCGACACCGACAAGCGAGTACCTCCGCCACCGACTCCAGACGATGGATCCGTCGCACTTCGAAGAGTTCGTAGCAGATGTCTGGGGAGAACTCGGGTGGAAGACACGGACTGTCGGCGAGCCAGGCGATCGTGGCATCGACGTGATCGCGACGGATGGTGATGGAAAGCAACTCATCCAAGCGAAGCGATACGGGCCTGACACGACGGTGGGATCACCAGAAGTCCAACAGTATGCGAGTCTTCGACTCCAGGAAGACGGTGTTGATGACGTGGTGATTGTCACGACGGGCACGTTCTCACAGCAGGCAACGTCGCTTGCTCCAGAGCTGGATGTGACTCTCGTCGACGGCGAGACGTTGTTGGAGATGCTGGATGAACTGGAGGCGTATGAGGTGTTTGTTGAGCACTTCGATGATATCCACGTTGTTGGTGACGAACCTGGCCGTGGTGAGACGACGAGAACTGAAAAAGGAGTGATCGGCTGGCTTCGCGAGTGGCTCGGATGGTGA
- a CDS encoding HNH endonuclease → MSDAADTDSDPVDQSEATDQIETEQSQLPDDRRNSALTRDNYRCRACNQQDRQRGGAVTLQVHHREDDPDHCQYHDLQNLTTLCPRCHRWLHRQPDSTDLPDPIQGRLDGADLEPTWIAILQFLADHGSATTSTITEHTELSTDNGTRNALYGLMAADQEKPGVTGRLVAKDRFTNEYGLPWQIPDDHDARGVIPVSEAERRGRLLDEFVRRVDEHLPDSVSDREEILAAIVNRHAKHVDSLRRRGEAFQFPFEEWADTEGRSPSTRRQRTVEAVATLADVTDVSAEVLVGVITEVLAAESEDDLVDALQSWVEADQPGQTSLDDPPFGDPPSEEPDSPQRPTGFDHHAESPDGPPEEQPHDE, encoded by the coding sequence ATGAGCGACGCCGCCGACACCGACAGCGACCCCGTCGACCAGTCCGAAGCCACCGACCAGATCGAAACCGAACAATCCCAACTCCCCGACGACAGACGCAACAGTGCACTCACCCGCGACAACTACCGCTGTCGGGCGTGCAACCAGCAGGACCGACAGCGTGGTGGCGCCGTCACCCTCCAAGTCCATCACCGCGAAGACGACCCCGACCACTGCCAGTACCACGACCTCCAGAACCTCACTACCCTCTGTCCACGGTGTCACCGCTGGCTCCACCGCCAGCCCGACTCCACGGACCTCCCCGATCCCATTCAGGGTCGGCTTGACGGGGCAGACCTCGAACCCACGTGGATCGCCATCCTCCAGTTCCTCGCCGACCACGGCTCCGCCACGACCAGCACCATCACCGAACACACCGAACTCAGCACCGACAACGGCACACGGAACGCCCTGTACGGGCTCATGGCCGCCGATCAAGAGAAGCCGGGTGTCACCGGCCGACTCGTCGCAAAAGATCGCTTCACCAACGAGTACGGCCTTCCCTGGCAGATCCCCGACGATCACGACGCACGTGGTGTCATCCCCGTCTCAGAGGCCGAACGTCGCGGCCGACTCCTCGACGAGTTCGTTCGTCGTGTTGATGAGCATCTCCCCGACTCCGTCTCAGATCGTGAAGAGATCCTCGCCGCGATCGTCAACCGCCACGCCAAACACGTCGACTCACTCCGCCGGCGTGGCGAAGCGTTCCAGTTCCCATTCGAAGAGTGGGCAGACACCGAGGGCCGGTCCCCGTCGACGCGTCGGCAGCGTACTGTCGAAGCTGTCGCGACCCTCGCCGACGTCACAGACGTCTCGGCAGAGGTCCTCGTCGGGGTCATCACCGAAGTACTCGCAGCAGAGAGTGAAGATGACCTCGTCGACGCACTCCAGTCATGGGTCGAAGCCGATCAGCCTGGGCAAACCTCGCTTGATGACCCTCCGTTCGGTGATCCCCCGAGTGAGGAACCCGACAGCCCACAGCGACCAACAGGATTCGATCACCACGCCGAGTCACCGGACGGACCACCGGAGGAACAACCACACGACGAGTAG
- a CDS encoding HD domain-containing protein, whose product MSEFDRAEALRRMPAAALIENSDLRMDVLDTIGEVPEYFWEAPATSSAEYHNQFARGEHGLWIHVLMAATALEGVVDSYVEQAQLTESEVDFARAAVLLHDGWKYGDSWQSGDGAASDHDLRAADELRERGFPEPVVDAVASHMGPWYDGPDPSTPLEQVVHQADMMGSRRHVTPAVYRAPEELVEVHPELPRCDWDDSEPT is encoded by the coding sequence GTGAGTGAGTTCGACCGAGCAGAGGCGCTCCGCCGGATGCCGGCGGCCGCGTTGATCGAGAACAGTGACCTCCGGATGGATGTCCTCGACACCATCGGCGAAGTACCGGAGTACTTCTGGGAGGCGCCGGCGACCTCGTCGGCAGAGTACCACAACCAGTTCGCTCGCGGTGAACACGGGCTGTGGATCCACGTGTTGATGGCCGCGACGGCGCTCGAGGGAGTGGTTGACTCCTACGTCGAACAAGCGCAGCTCACGGAGTCAGAGGTCGACTTCGCGCGGGCGGCGGTGCTACTCCACGACGGCTGGAAGTACGGTGACTCCTGGCAGTCCGGTGACGGTGCCGCGTCCGATCACGACCTGCGGGCTGCAGACGAGTTGCGCGAGCGTGGCTTCCCAGAGCCCGTTGTCGACGCTGTCGCATCGCACATGGGGCCGTGGTATGACGGGCCCGACCCGTCGACGCCGCTTGAGCAGGTCGTCCATCAGGCCGATATGATGGGCTCGCGACGCCACGTCACACCCGCTGTCTACCGCGCGCCGGAGGAACTCGTTGAGGTACATCCCGAGCTCCCACGGTGTGACTGGGACGACTCAGAACCCACATAG